From the Malus domestica chromosome 17, GDT2T_hap1 genome, one window contains:
- the LOC103404388 gene encoding inactive LRR receptor-like serine/threonine-protein kinase BIR2, whose amino-acid sequence MDSRIARIWIPVLLWGCMSTHFCSYAAVVEDDVRCLQGLKQSLNDPLGKLASWDFRNHTVGVICDFVGVTCWNDRENRIFSLELRDMEITGEVPKDIEYCASLTKLDLGGNEISGPIPPDICDWLPFLVTLDLSGNDFSGAIPPDLQHCEYLNILILSDNKLSGPIPYEFSSLGRLKTFSVANNKLKGSIPSFFDGFDKADFAGNSGLCGGPLGSKCGGLSKKSVTIIIAAGVFGAAASLLAFLGLWWWYHVRQSKRRRTGGYGVGREDWAERLRARKLTQVSLFQKPLVKVKLADLMAATNNFSPKNVIISTRTGTTYKALLPDGSALAIKRLSACKLGEKQFRLEMNRLGQLRHPNLAPLLGFCIVEEEKLLVYKYLSSGTLHSLLHGSGEGLDWSTRFRIGLGAARGLSWLHHGCQPPIMHQNICSNVILLDEDFDARIMDFGLATLTASDSKESSFVNGDLGELGYVAPEYPSTLVASLKGDVYGLGIVLLELATGQKPLEVSTADEGFKGNVVDWVNRLSSSGRTKDAIDKALIGKGHDEEILQFLKIASSCVISRPKDRWSMYQVYHALKSMSKEHSFRGQDDEFPLLFRRPDKE is encoded by the coding sequence ATGGATTCCCGCATCGCCAGGATTTGGATTCCGGTACTGTTATGGGGCTGTATGAGCACCCATTTCTGCTCTTACGCCGCCGTGGTCGAAGACGACGTGAGGTGCCTTCAGGGGCTGAAGCAGTCGCTGAATGACCCGCTCGGAAAGCTGGCGTCTTGGGATTTCAGGAACCACACCGTCGGAGTCATCTGCGATTTCGTTGGCGTCACCTGCTGGAACGATCGGGAGAATCGGATCTTTAGTCTGGAGCTCCGAGACATGGAGATCACCGGCGAGGTCCCGAAGGATATCGAGTACTGCGCCAGCCTCACGAAGCTGGATCTCGGCGGGAACGAGATTTCCGGGCCGATTCCCCCGGATATTTGCGATTGGTTGCCCTTTTTGGTGACCCTCGATTTGTCCGGGAACGACTTCTCCGGCGCTATCCCGCCGGACCTGCAGCACTGTGAGTATCTGAACATTCTGATCCTTTCGGACAACAAGCTTTCGGGTCCGATTCCCTATGAATTTTCTAGCTTGGGTAGGCTTAAGACGTTTTCAGTGGCGAATAATAAGTTGAAGGGGTCTATCCCTTCGTTTTTCGACGGGTTTGATAAGGCGGACTTTGCCGGGAACAGCGGCCTTTGCGGCGGGCCTCTCGGGTCGAAGTGTGGTGGTCTGAGCAAGAAGAGTGTTACTATTATAATTGCTGCCGGAGTTTTTGGCGCTGCGGCGTCTTTGCTGGCTTTTTTGGGGCTGTGGTGGTGGTACCATGTGAGGCAGAGTAAGCGGCGGAGGACGGGAGGTTATGGTGTTGGGAGGGAGGATTGGGCTGAGAGGTTGAGGGCTCGTAAGCTTACTCAGGTTTCCTTGTTTCAGAAGCCACTTGTGAAGGTTAAGTTGGCGGATTTGATGGCGGCTACCAATAATTTTAGCCCCAAAAATGTGATCATTTCGACTAGGACAGGGACAACTTACAAGGCTCTGCTGCCTGATGGGTCGGCGCTGGCCATTAAGCGGCTTAGTGCTTGTAAGCTCGGTGAGAAGCagtttcggttggagatgaaccGGTTAGGACAACTTAGACATCCGAATTTGGCCCCCCTTTTGGGGTTCTGCATTGTGGAGGAGGAGAAGCTTTTGGTGTACAAGTACTTGTCGAGTGGGACTTTGCATTCGTTGTTGCACGGAAGTGGTGAGGGATTGGACTGGTCGACTAGGTTTAGGATCGGTTTGGGTGCTGCCAGGGGACTTTCTTGGCTTCACCACGGTTGCCAACCTCCGATTATGCATCAGAACATATGCTCCAATGTGATCCTCCTCGACGAGGATTTTGATGCTAGGATAATGGATTTTGGATTGGCAACGCTCACGGCTTCTGATTCTAAGGAGAGCAGTTTTGTTAACGGAGACTTGGGAGAACTTGGTTATGTAGCTCCAGAGTATCCGAGTACTCTGGTTGCTTCACTGAAAGGGGACGTTTATGGACTTGGAATTGTGCTTCTGGAGCTGGCAACCGGGCAAAAGCCTCTCGAAGTCAGCACTGCTGATGAAGGTTTCAAGGGTAATGTAGTGGATTGGGTGAATCGTCTCTCTAGTTCTGGTCGAACCAAGGATGCCATCGATAAAGCTCTCATCGGAAAAGGGCATGACGAGGAAATTTTGCAGTTTTTGAAGATTGCTAGTAGTTGTGTGATTTCTCGGCCTAAAGACAGGTGGTCTATGTACCAGGTTTACCATGCATTGAAGAGTATGAGCAAAGAACACAGTTTCAGGGGACAAGACGACGAGTTTCCATTGCTTTTTCGCAGGCCAGATAAGGAATAA